A genomic region of Ochotona princeps isolate mOchPri1 chromosome 17, mOchPri1.hap1, whole genome shotgun sequence contains the following coding sequences:
- the FSCN2 gene encoding fascin-2 → MPTNGLHQVLKIQFGLVNDADRYLTAESFGFKVNASAPSLKRKQVWLLEPDPVSDAAVLFRSSHLGRYLSAAEDGRVACEAERPGRDCRFLVLPQADGRWALQSEPHGRFFGGAEDQLSCFATAISATELWTVHLAIHPQAHLLSISRRRYVHLCLQEDEMAADGDMPWGVDALLTLIFRSRRYCLRACDSRYLCSDGRLVREPEAHACYTLEFKAGKLAFKDCDGRYLAPVGPAGTLKAGRNTRPGKDELFDLEQSHPQVVLLAANGRYVSVRQGVNISANQDEELDHETFLMQIDQQTAKCTFYCCTGGYWSLVTHGGIQATATQVSASTMFEVEWRGRRVALRASNGRYVSMKKNGQLAATGDFVGPDEEFTLKLINRPMLVLRGLDGFVCHRRGSNQLDTNRSVYDVFHLSFSDGAYQIRGRRGGFWNTGSHGSVRSDGERAEDFVFEFRECGRLAIRARSGKYLRGGASGLLRADADAPSEAALWEY, encoded by the exons ATGCCGACCAACGGCCTGCACCAGGTGCTCAAGATCCAGTTCGGCTTGGTCAACGACGCCGACCGCTACCTGACGGCGGAGAGCTTCGGCTTCAAGGTGAATGCCTCGGCCCCCAGCCTCAAGCGGAAGCAGGTGTGGCTGCTGGAGCCTGACCCCGTCAGCGATGCAGCCGTACTCTTCCGCAGCAGCCACCTTGGCCGCTACCTGTCGGCTGCAGAGGACGGCCGCGTGGCCTGTGAGGCGGAGCGGCCCGGCCGTGACTGCCGCTTCCTGGTGCTGCCGCAGGCGGACGGGCGCTGGGCACTGCAGTCGGAGCCGCACGGCCGCTTCTTTGGTGGTGCGGAGGACCAGCTGTCCTGCTTCGCCACGGCCATCTCCGCCACTGAGCTGTGGACAGTGCACCTGGCTATCCACCCGCAGGCACACCTGCTGAGCATCAGCCGGCGGCGCTACGTGCACCTGTGCCTGCAGGAAGACGAGATGGCGGCAGACGGTGACATGCCATGGGGCGTGGACGCTCTGCTCACCCTCATCTTCCGAAGCCGCAGATACTGCCTGCGGGCTTGCGACAGCCGCTACCTGTGCAGCGACGGCCGCCTAGTGCGGGAGCCTGAGGCCCATGCCTGCTACACGCTGGAGTTCAAGGCGGGCAAGCTGGCGTTTAAGGACTGCGACGGCCGCTACCTGGCACCTGTGGGGCCGGCTGGCACGCTCAAGGCTGGCCGCAACACCAGACCTGGCAAGGATGAGCTCTTTGACCTGGAGCAGAGCCACCCGCAGGTGGTGCTGCTGGCTGCCAATGGCCGCTACGTCTCCGTGCGCCAAG GGGTCAACATCTCAGCCAATCAGGACGAAGAACTGGACCACGAGACCTTCCTGATGCAGATTGACCAGCAGACCGCCAAGTGCACCTTCTACTGCTGCACGGGGGGCTACTGGAGCCTGGTCACGCACGGGGGCATCCAGGCTACGGCCACGCAAGT ctcGGCCAGCACCATGTTCGAGGTGGAGTGGCGCGGCCGGCGAGTGGCGCTCCGAGCCAGCAATGGGCGCTACGTGTCCATGAAGAAGAACGGGCAGCTGGCGGCCACCGGCGACTTCGTGG GCCCGGACGAGGAGTTCACGCTCAAGCTCATCAACCGGCCCATGCTGGTGCTGCGCGGCCTGGACGGCTTCGTGTGCCACCGCCGCGGCTCCAACCAGCTGGACACGAACCGCTCCGTCTACGACGTGTTCCACCTCAGCTTCAGCGACGGCGCCTACCAGATCCGAG GTCGCCGCGGCGGCTTCTGGAACACGGGCAGCCACGGCAGCGTGCGCAGCGACGGCGAGCGCGCCGAGGACTTCGTGTTCGAGTTCCGCGAGTGCGGCCGCCTGGCCATCCGCGCCCGCAGCGGCAAGTACCTGCGCGGCGGTGCGTCGGGGCTGCTGCGCGCCGACGCCGATGCGCCCTCCGAGGCCGCGCTCTGGGAGTACTGA
- the FAAP100 gene encoding Fanconi anemia core complex-associated protein 100, with protein sequence MAGPEPRVRYLAGFRCPLGGLAAGKPRVVCHEAEIFVSTGSEFVYVYDQEGGLLTAVFQLPARVWHLELVAPRRALYVLCAREGVYCLPLERPGRSGSQDDPAGEYGGDGELPSPVIPVGPEACVLPGEGLRAFAVLDEVLLALEQSPAGWTLQAFQRPCPGQELQRDARIGEVALSPCAPPVLAGEPEEAQFLPVLRWACLPGPGACAHLVLAEALFGLLFGTDATLLESPVVLCGLPDGQLCGVVLRALVTSHSAPGDPKALVKVLHHLEEPVVFLGALRTEAQALDTAGDALPPGDAPADCLVALGHHGRTLAIRASWNEAGGLVPEVQEYCLPGPALCAASRRQSRLYYSTPTELCEVDLAGNASARMDRAWPEGGLPPLLCPTGLSICSAVALSVLHTSPGGGTKLLGLSTKGRLMACSLALDVKEAGPARVARADMGRRIKELLCGIGSVSERVSLLKKALEQRNKALASLHEAMDVSCALLSSPEGARPVSCTITAGWSRLHLQDMLTATCQLYNSSHFHLDQGWTLCVQVLSCSSALALDSVSSAITYTVPIPRLGPSGRREVTLQLGPSESGELDLPMTVSCALFYSLREVLGEALASEDALEEPCPAAGPLAVLREQGGVCLPLGRHTVDVLQCLRFPGLPAAPSLLGPGPDPVDTFLESCQRAGKLAGPASLRAKYLPPSVASVKVSAELLRTALQAGGVGGSLSCATLRWLLAENPAAEAVRAQTLSSIQGVAPDGTDVHLIVREVALTELSPAGPIEAVEIQLECSSLASLCRTHHAVTSRLQAMVMEQTARGSNPPELRVQYLRQIHANHEMLLREVQVLRDQLCTEDETGACTAAQRLLEVYGQLRNPSLVLL encoded by the exons ATGGCCGGCCCCGAGCCGCGCGTCCGCTACTTGGCGGGTTTCCGCTGCCCCCTCGGGGGCCTGGCGGCGGGCAAGCCCCGCGTCGTGTGCCACGAGGCAGAGATCTTCGTCTCCACCGGGAGCGAGTTCGTCTACGTGTACGACCAGGAAGGCGGGCTGCTGACC GCCGTCTTCCAGCTCCCGGCTCGCGTGTGGCACCTGGAGCTCGTGGCGCCGCGCAGGGCGCTGTACGTGCTGTGCGCCCGCGAGGGCGTGTACTGTCTGCCGCTGGAGCGCCCGGGCAG ATCGGGCAGCCAGGACGACCCGGCGGGCGAGTACGGCGGGGACGGCGAGCTCCCCTCCCCGGTCATCCCCGTGGGCCCGGAGGCCTGCGTGCTGCCTGGCGAGGGGCTGCGCGCCTTCGCGGTGCTGGACGAGGTGCTgctggccctggagcagagcCCCGCCGGGTGGACGCTGCAGGCCTTCCAGCGCCCCTGCCCGGGGCAAGAGCTGCAGCGGGACGCCCGGATCGGCGAAGTGGCACTGTCACCCTGCGCGCCCCCGGTCCTGGCCGGGGAGcccgaggaggcccagttcctGCCCGTGTTGCGTTGGGCGTGCCTGCCAGGCCCCGGGGCCTGCGCGCACCTGGTGCTGGCCGAGGCCCTCTTTGGGCTGCTCTTCGGGACCGACGCCACTCTCCTCGAGTCCCCGGTGGTCCTCTGCGGCCTCCCTGACGGCCAGCTCTGCGGGGTGGTCCTCAGGGCCCTGGTCACCTCCCACTCGGCTCCCGGGGACCCAAAGGCCCTGGTCAAGGTCCTCCATCACCTCGAGGAGCCTGTCGTCTTCCTGGGGGCCCTGAGGACTGAGGCGCAGGCCCTGGACACCGCAGGGGACGCACTGCCTCCAGGAGACGCACCCGCTGACTGCCTGGTGGCCCTTGGCCACCACGGCCGAACTCTAGCCATCCGGGCCAGCTGGAATGAGGCGGGGGGCCTGGTGCCCGAGGTGCAGGAGTACTGCCTGCCAGGGCCCGCACTGTGTGCTgccagcaggaggcagagccGCCTGTACTACAGCACGCCCACTGAGCTCTGCGAGGTGGACCTGGCTGGGAACGCCAGTGCCCGCATGGACCGCGCATGGCCTGAAGGAGGCCTGCCCCCACTGCTGTGCCCAACCGGCCTGAGCATCTGCAGCGCCGTGGCGCTCTCTGTGTTGCACACAAGCCCCGGAG GTGGCACCAAACTCCTGGGCCTGTCCACCAAGGGCCGCCTGAtggcctgcagcctggccctggacgTCAAGGAGGCTGGCCCAGCCCGGGTGGCCAGGGCGGACATGGGTCGGAGAATAAAGGAACTTCTCTGTGGGATCGGCAGCGTGTCCGAGCG AGTGTCACTGTTGAAAAAAGCGCTGGAGCAGCGGAACaaggccctggccagcctgcaCGAGGCCATGGACGTGAGCTGTGCCCTGCTCTCGAGCCCCGAGGGCGCCCGGCCAGTCTCCTGCACCATCACAGCCGGCTGGAGCCGCCTGCACCTGCAGGACATGCTGACGGCCACCTGCCAGCTGTACAATAGCAGCCACTTCCACCTGGACCAGGGCTGGACCCTGTGCGTGCAGGTGCTCAGTTGctcctcagccctggccctggacTCGGTCAGCTCGGCCATCACCTACACCGTCCCCATTCCCCGGCTTGGCCCCAGTGGGCGGCGAGAGGTGACGCTGCAGCTGGGCCCCAGCGAGAGCGGGGAGCTGGACCTGCCAATGACCGTGTCCTGCGCGCTCTTCTACAGCCTGCGGGAGGTGCTGGGCGAGGCCCTGGCCTCAGAGGACGCCCTGGAAGAGCCCTGTCCGGCCGCGGGGCCCCTGGCAGTGCTGCGTGAGCAGGGTGGCGTCTGCCTGCCGCTGGGTAGACACACGGTGGACGTGCTGCAGTGTCTGCGCTTCCCCGGCCTGCCTGCCGCCCCCAGCCTGCTCGGCCCGGGCCCTGACCCCGTGGACACCTTCCTGGAGTCCTGCCAGAGGGCGGGCAAGCTGGCCGGCCCTGCCTCCCTGCGCGCCAAGTACCTGCCCCCGTCGGTGGCCTCCGTCAAGGTGTCAGCTGAACTGCTGAGGACCGCGCTGCAGGCTGGGGGTGTAG GTGGCTCATTGAGTTGTGCCACACTGCGGTGGCTCCTGGCTGAGAACCCTGCCGCAGAGGCCGTGAGGGCCCAGACACTGTCCTCGATCCAAGGAGTGGCCCCCGACGGCACAGACGTCCACCTCATCGTCCGTGAG GTGGCCCTGacggagctgagcccagcagggcccaTCGAGGCTGTGGAGATCCAGCTAGAGTGCTCCTCCCTGGCCAGCTTGTGCCGGACACACCATGCTGTCACCAGCCGCTTGCAG GCAATGGTCATGGAGCAGACTGCTCGGGGCTCCAACCCCCCTGAGCTTCGTGTGCAGTACCTACGACAGATCCACGCCAACCATGAG atGCTGCTACGGGAGGTGCAGGTCCTGCGCGACCAGCTGTGCACGGAGGACGAGACCGGTGCCTGTACAGCGGCTCAGCGGCTCCTGGAGGTGTACGGACAGCTGCGTAACCCCAGCCTTGTGCTGCTCTGA